Genomic segment of Prochlorococcus marinus XMU1405:
AATAAAAATACTTAATGATACAAAATATAATTTTGTTTTTATATTAATAATCATTATTTGCTACGTTTTAAACGTTCTATAGGTTTAATAAGTAATAAAAGTGGAAAAAGCATTAAAAAATGATATCCAATTTTACCTAATGAGTATTTCCCTAAATTATATAAAAATAAATTGTATTGACTGTGGAATAAAATTTGTATGAAGCTATAAAATATTCCAGTTAAATGCATAACAACTATTGCTATAAATCCGTTTTTTAAGAAGTTTCCAAAGTTTATTTTATTTCTATTATTTAAATTATCAATTATTTTGATTAATGGATATAAACCTAATAAGTAACCAAAATTTGGAGTGAGCAAATAACCTAATGAACCTCCTTGGTGAAAGACAGGGAGTATAAATAACCCCAAAATTATATATAAAGAAAATGCTTTGAAAACAACTTTTTTATGAAATATAAGTGTTAATAAAATTATGGTCGGAATTTGCCATGTTATAGGTAACTCAAAGTTATTACTAGATTTATAGATAAAAGGTAGCTGAACATAAACAGGTAACATTGATGTTATTACTATTGTTTGAAGACTCACAAGTATCTCAATTAATTTATATAAATTGAGCATTATTATAGATTCTATTTATAAACTTCTCAATGCAACAATGGGATCTAATTTAGAAGCTCTTTTTGCAGGTAAAACGCCAAAGATTAAACCTATTGATCCTGAAATGATCATGGTGGAAAAAGTAGTTGTAATTCCTACTGATGCAGGAAGTGGTGTTATAAGAGATAAAAGAAGAACACCTGATAGTCCTGTTGTTGTTCCAATTAATCCGCCAATTGTAGATAAAATCAATGCTTCAATCAAAAATTGAATTAATATATCTGACTGTTTAGCTCCTATTGCTTTTCTAAGTCCAATTTCTTCAGTCCTTTCACTTACAGAAACAAGCATAATATTCATGATTCCTATGCCTCCAACCACCAAAGATACTGCCCCAATACCAGCCAATAAAAACGTTAGCCCACTTGTTATATTGGTTACTATATTTAATGCATCTTCTTGTGATCTAACCGCAAAGTCATCATCTCTGATTATTTTATGTCTTTGCCTTAATAAGTTAGTAATCTGAAATTTAGCTGCACTAGTTGCATTTTTATTTATAGCTTCAACACTAATGAAGCTTAAACTTACTCCATATGTTGGGTCCTTCCCTGTAATCCTATTGACCATGGTGGTTAATGGAATATAAGCATTTTTGTCTTGATTACTTCCAAATACAGCACCTTTTGGTTTTAATATTCCAATAATTTCATAAGTATGATCTTTAATTCTGATTTTTTCCCCAAGTGATGAAGAATTATCTTTGAAAAATTCGTCTTTAAGATCAGGACCTATTACTACATAACTTCTTGCACTATTAATATCACTCTTAGATATAAATCTTCCCTTATCAATTTCAAAGCTTCTTACTTCAAGAAATTCAGGAGTAACTCCTGCAATTGATATATTTAGACTTTTAGAATTTGACTGAACTATTTCGTTAGCAGAAATTTGAGGTGCAACTTTTTTAACTGTTGGGACTTGATTACTTATTGCTAGTGCATCTTCTAAAACAAGATTTTTAGGAAATGATATACCTCTTCTTCTGGTGTCATTATTTCCAGGGACAATGAATAAAACATTTGCACCTAAATTACTTAATTGGTTTTTAGCTAATGTTTGAGCACCTCTTCCAAGCCCAACAAGTGTAATAACTGATGCATTTCCTATAATTATCCCCAGCATTGTTAACGAACTTCTTAATTTGTTCGAAACTAAAGTTTTTGTGGCCATGCCTAAGGCTTCTTTTATTGAGATATTCCTAGACATATTTATATTTATCTATTGCATCATCATCTTCAATTTGCCCCATGTATATAACACCTTCATTTAGCTGCAGTGTAATAAGGTCGCCGTTGCTAATTTGATGATCATCCAGATTTTCTAAATTACAAATTGTAGAAATCTTTTTATTATTTTTGTTAAACAAAGCATAAACATCATTTACATTTTGGTTCGTAACAATGCCGGCAATATTTTTACTCAGTGGAATATCTTTCATTAATTCCTTCGGAACAAATAATATTTCTCCTGGGCAAATTAAGGATATGTCAAGATTGTTTTTAATTATTCTTGCTTTACCTGTAACACCGATTTCCCCTATAGAAATTCCTCTTGATACAATCTTTCTTACTAAACCGACTTTTATTAAATCTGTAGAGCCGCTAATTCCAGTTAATGTACCTGCGGTTTGAACTACTAAATCTCCTTGATTTAAGATTCCCATCTCCTGAGCAATTTGCATAGCTAAACTAAAGGTTTTTGCTGTTCTTTCATCATTTTTAACTACTATTGGAGTAACTCCCCAAACAAGTTGCAATCTTCTCGCTACACTTCTCTCAGTTGTAGTTGCCAAGATAGGTGTTGGTGGTCTGAATTTACTTACATTTCGAGCTGTAGAACCTGATTTAGTTAAAGGGATTATAGCTCCTGCATCAAGTTGTCTAGCTATATTACTTACTGCTGCACTAATAGCATTTGGGATCGTACTGGGTAAGTGGCTTTCAATAGCCTTAAGTGGATAATCCCTTTCAATTCTTCTTGCTATGGTTGCCATCGTTTCAACTGCCTCTACAGGATAATCGCCAACTGCAGTTTCGTTTGAAAGCATTACAGCATCTGTACCATCAAGAATTGCATTTGCAACATCACTAACTTCGGCTCTTGTTGGTCTTGGGTTAGAAGCCATAGAATCAAGCATTTGAGTCGCTGTAATTATTGGGATACCTAATGAATTAGCTTTTCTTATTAACTCCTTTTGTAAAAGAGGAACTTCTTCAGCAGGCATTTCAACGCCCAAATCACCTCTTGCAACCATAACCCCATCACATAAGGGTAATACTGTATCGATCTGATCAATTGCTTCAAATTTTTCTATTTTTGCGACTACAGGAGTTGAATGCCCATTTTTATTTATTAAATCTTTTATCTCATTTATATCAGATGGATTTCTTACGAAACTTAGTGCTATCCAATCAACACCTTCAGATAAACCGAATTTTAAATCCTCTTTATCTTTTTCTGTTAATGCTTTTACTGATAATTGAACATCTGGAAAATTAACACCTTTATTGTTTGAAAGAACCCCTCCTACAGTTACCATGCACTCCAAATTATTAGCTTTTGTATCAACTTTTTCTACAATCATTTCTATTTTCCCATCATCTAAAAGTATTCTTTTCCCTTCGCTAACTTCTTGAGAAAGTTTGTCGTAGGTTACATTTGCAATAGTATTTGTACATTCCACTTCATTTGATGTCAGTGTAAATTTATCGCCTTTTTTAACTTTTACTGGCCCATCTTTAAAGCGCCCTAATCGTATTTTAGGTCCTTGAAGATCTTGCAATATTCCAATATCTATATCTAACTTTTTTGATACCTCCCTTATGGTTTTTATTCTCTCAGCATGATCTTTATGATCTCCATGTGAGAAATTTAATCTGAATGTTGTAACTCCAGCTTTAATTAAATCTGTAATTATCTCTTCAGATTGAGTTGCAGGCCCTATAGTTGCTACTATTTTTGTTCTTCTTTTTAAATCGATATTCGACATATATAGATAATATTGCTAGATATAAATAAATTTACCATACCCAAAGTTAGTTATTTAAGTCATGGATTTTAAAACTTATCAGAAAAAAGCTAGAGAAACAGCACAATATCCAAATTTAGGATCAAAT
This window contains:
- a CDS encoding biotin transporter BioY → MLNLYKLIEILVSLQTIVITSMLPVYVQLPFIYKSSNNFELPITWQIPTIILLTLIFHKKVVFKAFSLYIILGLFILPVFHQGGSLGYLLTPNFGYLLGLYPLIKIIDNLNNRNKINFGNFLKNGFIAIVVMHLTGIFYSFIQILFHSQYNLFLYNLGKYSLGKIGYHFLMLFPLLLLIKPIERLKRSK
- a CDS encoding ABC transporter permease — its product is MSRNISIKEALGMATKTLVSNKLRSSLTMLGIIIGNASVITLVGLGRGAQTLAKNQLSNLGANVLFIVPGNNDTRRRGISFPKNLVLEDALAISNQVPTVKKVAPQISANEIVQSNSKSLNISIAGVTPEFLEVRSFEIDKGRFISKSDINSARSYVVIGPDLKDEFFKDNSSSLGEKIRIKDHTYEIIGILKPKGAVFGSNQDKNAYIPLTTMVNRITGKDPTYGVSLSFISVEAINKNATSAAKFQITNLLRQRHKIIRDDDFAVRSQEDALNIVTNITSGLTFLLAGIGAVSLVVGGIGIMNIMLVSVSERTEEIGLRKAIGAKQSDILIQFLIEALILSTIGGLIGTTTGLSGVLLLSLITPLPASVGITTTFSTMIISGSIGLIFGVLPAKRASKLDPIVALRSL
- the pyk gene encoding pyruvate kinase gives rise to the protein MSNIDLKRRTKIVATIGPATQSEEIITDLIKAGVTTFRLNFSHGDHKDHAERIKTIREVSKKLDIDIGILQDLQGPKIRLGRFKDGPVKVKKGDKFTLTSNEVECTNTIANVTYDKLSQEVSEGKRILLDDGKIEMIVEKVDTKANNLECMVTVGGVLSNNKGVNFPDVQLSVKALTEKDKEDLKFGLSEGVDWIALSFVRNPSDINEIKDLINKNGHSTPVVAKIEKFEAIDQIDTVLPLCDGVMVARGDLGVEMPAEEVPLLQKELIRKANSLGIPIITATQMLDSMASNPRPTRAEVSDVANAILDGTDAVMLSNETAVGDYPVEAVETMATIARRIERDYPLKAIESHLPSTIPNAISAAVSNIARQLDAGAIIPLTKSGSTARNVSKFRPPTPILATTTERSVARRLQLVWGVTPIVVKNDERTAKTFSLAMQIAQEMGILNQGDLVVQTAGTLTGISGSTDLIKVGLVRKIVSRGISIGEIGVTGKARIIKNNLDISLICPGEILFVPKELMKDIPLSKNIAGIVTNQNVNDVYALFNKNNKKISTICNLENLDDHQISNGDLITLQLNEGVIYMGQIEDDDAIDKYKYV